One segment of Oceanispirochaeta sp. M1 DNA contains the following:
- a CDS encoding NAD(P)H-nitrite reductase: MKEWKSASDNEIVCYCKQINKKIIVDSILTGNNSLQSITEATTACSGGDCKNLNPSGKCCSADIIELIRLYSETQEKESSCSCCCGN; this comes from the coding sequence ATGAAAGAATGGAAATCTGCTTCTGATAATGAAATAGTCTGTTACTGTAAACAAATTAATAAGAAAATAATTGTCGACTCTATTTTAACCGGCAACAATAGCCTTCAGTCCATAACAGAGGCCACCACAGCATGTTCCGGTGGAGACTGTAAAAATCTTAATCCTTCAGGAAAGTGCTGCTCTGCTGATATAATAGAGCTGATTAGATTGTATTCTGAAACTCAGGAAAAGGAATCAAGCTGTTCCTGCTGCTGTGGGAATTAG